The DNA sequence ATTGAGGACAAGCAGCTTGACGCCGTAGCCGATGCGTTTCTCAATGCCCTCTCACAAACAAAGTATAAAATCGTCGACGCCAAGGCAAAATCTGCCGACGAAATTATCGTTCGTCTCGATATCGAAGGGTTTAATGACACGGCGATTAATGAGGAGATCTTTCCACCGCTCGCCCAACAATATGAGGACGGTAAAATTAGCACAGAGGAGTTTACCAAAAAGCTTTTCAACGCACTGATCGAGAAGTATAAGGGGGACATTGCGTTAGAAAAGCCTGCCACCACCGAGGTCACCGTTTTGAGAAACAACGACGGGTCCTACACCGTGATACAGGATCAATACTTGATGGTGTTCGTGCAATACTAAAGGCAACCGACAGCGTTGCGCAGCCTTCTTGGAACAAACGGTTGCCTACCGACATGGTCCGACGTAGTGCGAGATGCACGGTTGTCGTTCAAAGTTGCTACTCAAAGTTGTAGCGCCTTCCCCGTTTCCGCAGATTCGTACAACGCGTTAATGATTTTTTGCAACACGATGCCTTGTTGCGGCGTGCTCAGCGGCTGGCTCCCCGTCAAGCAGCAGTCGACAAACCGTTCAATCTGCAAGTCGTGATTTCCTTTTTCCGAAAGGTGGGCGGGGGTAATATCGATGAGTGTGTCGTGCTTTTCTTGATATATTTTAAGCGGGAACACGTCGGCTCCTCCGCGATCCCCCATGACGGTCACATCCATCTTGTCGAGGGGGCCGACGTTTGCCGCAAAAGCCGTCTCGAGCAAGATCGAGGCGCCGTTCTTAAACGTGATCATCCCGCGAGCCATGTCTTCGACAGAGTAATTTTGCCAATCCCACGCACCGAGCAGGCCAACCCCGCGTTTCGTTCCTAACTTTTGATAAGTAACCCCCAATACACAATCCGGCTCGGGGTAGTCCATCAAATACAGGGCCGTGTCGAGCATATGTACGCCGATATCGATCAGCGGACCGCCCCCTTGCAGTTCTTTATTCGTAAACACACCCCAACCGGGAATGCCGCGCCGGCGCACGGCGTGCACGCGGGCCGCGTAGAGATCGCCTAATTCGCCAGCGTCGACGAAGCGCTTTAGAACTTCTACTTCTGGCGTGTGGCGATAGTTGAGCCCGTAGGTCAAATATTTTCCTACTCTAGCTGCCGTAGCCGCCATCTGCTCTGCCTCGGCAACGGTCATCGCGGGTGGCTTTTCACAAATGACGTGACAGCCTGCCTCCAAAGCGGCGATTGTCGTCGGAGCGTGAAACTTATTCGGGGTGCACACACTGACAGCATCGAGGTGTACCTTTTGGAGCATCTCCTTATAATCGGTAAAAACGTGCGCAATGCTGAACTTCTCCGCTAGCTGTTCCGCCTTCGCACGGACGATATCGCACACAGCAACTATTTCTACTTTATCTCCACATTTTAAGTAAGCGGGTACATGAACGTCGCTCGCTATACTGCCAGCACCGACGATCCCCACGCGCAACACATTTGTCAACTTCTGCAGCCTCCTTTTTTCTGTGATTATACTATCTTAACCGTCTACAGGTTGCAAGGGGCCATACCGATCAGACACAAACGACATGTTATAATAACCGTACACACATTCTCACCTTTACCACTAAAAAACGCAGGGGGGACAAGTATGCACAAAATTGAAGATCGTGCCGTCGTCTTATTTCAAGGGGATAGCATTACTGATGCCGGTCGCGTACGCACTGACGATAGCGACTTGGGGCAAGGTTACGCGATGATGGCTGCGTCCCTATTTACAGCCCGTTACCCGGAAAAAGAAGTGACCTTCCTCAACCGCGGGATTAGCGGTGACCGAGTGATCAATTTGCAACAACGGTGGCAAGAAGATTGCCTCGACTTAAAGCCGACGTGGGTCTCCATCCTAATCGGCATTAACGATTGCTGGAGGCGGTTCGATCAGAACGACCAAACGACTGCCGACCAATTTGCACAGTCCTATCGCGAAATTTTACAGCGTACGACGGAAACAGTTGGAGCAAACTTAATTTTACTCGAACCGTTTGTATTGCCTTACCCTGTGGATCGGAAGCGGTGGCGCGAGGACCTAGATCCCAAAATTCACGCCGTCCGAGAGTTAGCACGGGAATTCCAGGCGCTTTACATTCCGTTAGACGGCCTTTTTGCCCAAGCGGCGGCAAAAAGGCAACCGAGTTTTTGGGCGGCGGACGGCGTCCACCCGTCATTAGCGGGACACGCATTAATCGCGAACGCTTGGCTCGCTGCGGTAGGCGCACAGGAGTAGTCCCAAGACATCTAATATCCAGCGTTCTATAGCCTTTGCCTTCATTTTCGTACGATAGTCACCCTAAATGTAAGACTTTTTATTGTAGGGTAGACTGCAATCTCGTCCGTAAACTATACATCGTTAGGAAGACAGCTATGACTCAGTCAACCGAGAAACAGAAACAGCACCGTTTACCAACGGCACCAAGCCGAAAGCGACAGCTGCTTAAAGACTACACCCTGTTATTTATCGGGGCGTTGATCGTCGCCTTATCGTTTAACCTTTTCCTGAATCCGAACCAAATCGTCGCCGGTGGCATTAGCGGCGTGAGTACGATTATTTACTACTTGTTCGGCATTGAACCGGCTTACACGCAATGGCTCATCAATATCCCGCTATTCGCAATTGGCGTCTATATTTTGGGGGCGAAGTACGGCGTGAAAGCGGCGATTGGTACCGCCGTACTGCCGCTTTTTGTCTATTTTACGAAAGTGATCGGCCCGCTGACGACTAACCCGTTACTCGCTTCGTTGTACGGTGGACTCGTGCTCGGCATTGGCGCGGGCGTCGTCTTTCGCGGCGGCGGTTCGACAGGCGGTACCGCACTGCTCGCACAAGTGATCAATCGGTTAACCGGCCTTTCTTTAGGTGCTGGCGTGCTCATTTGTGACGGTCTCATTATTTTAAGTGCCGGTTTCGTATTTGGCCCAGAGCGGGCGCTATATGCACTCATCGGTCTGTACGTTACGAGCAAAACGATCAACTTAGTGCAAGTCGGGCTCAACTACTCTAAGGTCGCCTTCATTATTTCCGACAAATACGAGCGGGTACAACAAGCCATCCTTGACGATTTAGATCGCGGCTTGACGAAAATCGGCGCACAAGGCGGGTATACGGGAGATGACCGAGCGGTGCTCATGTGTGTGTTCCCGCACACGGAACTCGCTAATTTAAAAGAACTCGTGCGCCGCGTCGACACAGACGCGTTCATCATCGTCACCGACACGAACGAAGTGCTAGGACAAGGATTTCGCTCCAATGTATAACAGCCGCACGACATGGCACACCGATCATTTCTGCGGCATAGCGTCGCCCTTCCATTCCGTAACGTAGTGACGCCGCTGTGCCGGCTCTAGTTTCCGAAACATATCCGCCAATTCTGTCGGCTTTAAGAAGTTGTAGACACGGTACCGCTTTTCTCCATCTAATTCTAGAAAAAATGCTAATTGGTCAGCCGGATGCAGGTTCAAAAAGTCGCGTCGAAACTGCTCCCGCTGTCCCACTTTTAACGCCCGAATCATGAAGTACGTATACTCTTCGCGAAACTTGTATTTATAAAGTTTAATCATGGCAATACTCCTTCCGTAAAATATGTTAAATGTGTTCGACCTCCACCGAAAGAACGTGATCGATTTTTTTTAGGAAATAATATATTTCTGTCGTGTACTGTTTTTCCGGAGCCGCAACGGTCAGCTCGATTTTTTGGTTGCCGTTTTCCAAATCCTTCAATTTTATATGTTTGATGTTATAGTCGACGCCTTTTTTCTGTCCTTGTTCACTCCGTTTGCGCTCGATCGTTCGTAGCAACTCGGTCATTTTCATATTCGGCTCCATAACGATTTTGACTAACACGTTGCGCTGCCGCAGCGTGCGCGGGCCGACTATTTTTAGCAAAGACGGCACGCCGTTTACAGCAACGATGAATAAAACGACCGCGCAGACGGCCTCTAGATAAAATCCAGCGCCAACCGTAATACCTAACCCCGAAGCGCCCCAAATGAGCGCGGCCGACGTTAATCCCGAGATGGCATCGTTGTTGCGGCGCAAAATGACGCCAGCCCCGAGAAACCCGACACCGCTGACGATTTGTGCCGCCAGCCGCATCGGATCCATGTTCGGATGGGTCGGACCGGCGAACTTGGCAAACGATTCAATGGAGACGATCGTCACCATACAACTGGCAATGCTAATGACCATGCACGGCTTAACGCCGAGTGGTTTTTGTTTCATTTCCCGATCCATTCCGATCAACATGCCGAACAGCAGAGAGAGCACCAGTTTGATAACCATTTCCATCATTGTTCGCACACCCCTTTCACGTAAGCATTATTCACAATAGCATCCCCTTCAATAAAGGCACGTTGTTCATAAAACATATCAAAACATCGCGTTCGCAAAATAAATAAACTCCCCCTGCCAATAGGGAGAGCAAGATTGTCGACTTCTCTGCCTGGTGCGGTCTGGCGTACGCGAAACGGCAACGGCGGCCTTACACAAGGCACGGCGTACACTCGTAGCAGCATTTGCAGCACGCAAATTGTCCGCCAGGCGCTAGGCGGCCTGCGCAAGGCGACTGTATGCGCGGTGTCTTTTGCCATAATGTACCGTGTGCGCGAGGCAATACGGCGAATCCTATCTGCACGGCACAACGCAAATGAGACGCGAACGGATACACGCGGTAAACTTGAACCTGAACCATGTGCGATCGGCCTCGCTTTCCCTAAACTCCCTAACATTGCAAAGTCATTCGTCTTTGATGATCTCAGTAAACAACTTTCTTCACCCACGCGGCATCCGCCCCCTCTCATAAAATAGTAAAAAGCCCTCCAACGATGCCAGAGGGCTTACGAATTTATGCGCAAACAAACAGCATGGGCCCCCTTGTCGAGTTTTGGCACTACACAACGTAAAGAGACACTTATGTGCTCTTAGCCACATTAAGAAGAGCCTTAAGCCGGCAATTCCTGTTCTACCCGTCGGCATCTTTCGATATTTCCGGGCAGTGGCCTATGTTCGTGTAGGAGCCTCACCTAACGAGTATTAATACAATTGTCTGAACAAAACTTAAGACCAGTATGTATCATACCGTTGTTTTTTCATATTGTCAACCGCAACATGCCTTTCAACGAGTCTAAATATTATTATAGCCCATCGCCTTCGCCCCCCTCGCCGTCATCGATATAAAGGTGGCGCTCATCCTCCATCTTCGCTGCATACATGACGCGCCGCAAGTCGCGATAACCTTGCGTCGTCAACTCATCAGTTAACCAATGTTCATCTTTACCGATCAGCGCCAGGTTGTGGTACTGAATGTGGCCATCGATGACAAGCGGCAGGGCGATCCCGCGATAAGATTTGTCGATCCGTAAGTCCCGTGGCGTCACTGGGTACAAGTCCTCGAAGGGCAACACACTAATCGTGCCCGTCGGCTCCAAGATAGCGTACAGCACTTCCCTTACGTCGGGGTAGCCTTTCGCGCGAATGTACGTTAACAACTCAGCTAAGGAAATTTTGCTCCTCTGTAAGTTGTCCTTCACAATTTTGCCGTGTTTCACAAGAATGGTCGGTTTCCCCAAGATAAATTTATTGCCCCACTTAACGAGCGTCAAGCGGGAGAAACCAATTTGCACGGTCAGTAACACGGCGATGCCGACGAGCGTCTTCATAATGCTTTCATCTAAAAGCGGCTTCGTCGCCAGTGCAGCGATCATAACGATGGCAATTAAATCGTGCGGTGTCACCTGTGCGAGGACAGATTTCCCCATTAGGCGCAAAACAGTAATGGCTATGAGGAACATGCCAATCACTTTAACGATATATAAAAACAAAGGACTCACTCCGGATTTCTTGCCGTTAACTGTCGTTCGAAACAAGTGTGTATCGTTTGGTATCTTAATATGTCCATTAGAAACGCCTTTTTATGAAAACGCACATGGATTGCTTTTGTACGACAACCGTCCGTGAAAATACGTAACGGATAAAAAGTCAGCCGTACAGCCGCAATGTGTTTTCACGAACAGTTTGTGCCACAACGTCTACCGGGAGTCCTTTTATTTCGGCTAATTGACGAATGACCGCGGCTACCATGCGCGGGTGTGTCCGCTGCCCGCGAAAGGGTCCGTCAAACGGCCACGGCCCGTCTGTTTCCACCATGACGCGTTGTAGCGGATACGTTTTCGCCAATTGTTGCCTCGACGGCTCGTACAAAAGATCGGGGGTAAATGAAATATAATAGCCGTTGTCGATCATGCGCTGAACAGTGGTCTCATCCCCTTTAAACCAGTGAAAGTGTGCTTTGGTCACGCCGTACGCCTCCAATAAGTCACATGCTACCGCCGCGTCTTCGTAAACGGCGTGCAACGCGATCGGCTGATGTAGTTCGGCCGCTATTGCGACGAAACGCTCCAATAAGGTGACGTATGGTGCTAAGTTAAAACACTCACCCTTTTTTTCCGCTTCTCGGCGCCGATAGTAGGGCAATCCAACTTCCCCGATCGCCGCCACCTCCTCTCGGTGTGCGCGGATCCACGTGAACAGCTCATCCAATTCACACGTCGGCGGCAGTGATTGCTCCGGGTGAAAACCGTAAGCCGGTAAGACACGTTCGGGGTAGCGTAAATACAGTTGCCGCGTTTGTTCGGATGAGTTAAGATCCATCGACACAGCGACGACCCGCTCCACCCCGTACGTGGGGAGCCCCTGTAAAATTTGTGTTTGTGCGGTAGAATCGTATTGATCTAGATGAATGTGTGCGTCAATCATGTGCTTTTTGACCCCATTTCGTCTTAAATTCGCGACTTACTTCCCCAAATTTCCGTAGAATCGAGTATACTATTACAAATAGTACGTTGCAATTGACAGGCAACGCGTCTATAACGCTACACAATGAAACATATGTATAACGCTACAATGAAACGATTGGAGTTGGTTGGCCGTGTGTCCCTTACACACCACAGACAAACTTATGCGTGCCGAACAAGTACTAACATACATCAACGACGGCGACGACCTTATCGTTCCTCTATCTAACGGCGAACCGCCAACATTATTGGACACACTCGAAGCACACGCCAGCCGCTTAAAAAACGTCCGCATCCACCAGGCAAACCCGCGTCAAGACCGTGCCTATATTCGCGGCGAATACGCCGGTCACTTGCGCCACGTCGCCTATTTTTTGAGTCCTGCCTCGCGCGAGGCGTACAACGCCGGTCTGTGTGACCTCATGCCGAATGACTTTCACCGGACGCCGCGCATACTTTTAGAACAAACGCGGGCGAGTCTCGTCCTTGCCGCCGCAGCGCCACCGGATGCGGAAGGCTATTTCTCCCTTGGTACGAACGGCGATTATGCAGCTGCCCTTATCGGAAAAGTACCGTTTTTCCTCGAGGTGCGCCCGACGATGCCGCACACCTACGGCCAAAACCGGATCCATATGAGCCAAATTGAAGGATATATCGTCAGCGATACGCCGAACCTCGTCGTACCGGCCGGTACGTTTACGGATAAAGATCGACAAATCGCTGCCCACGTGATCGAACACATTCCCGACGGCAGTACACTACAAGTAGGGATCGGTAACATTCCGAGTGCGATCATTAATGAATTAAAGGCGAAAAAACATCTCGGCATCCACACCGAGCTGCTTACCGACGGCATCGTCGACCTCGTGGCGGCTGGGGCGATCGACGGCAGTATGAAAAAGACACACCGCGGAAAAATTGTCGGTACGTTCGCCCTCGGTACGCAAAAACTGTACGATTTTATCGATGAAAACCCAGATGTACACATCTTACCCGTCGACGCCGTTAACGACCCGCGCATCATCGGACAAGAAGATCACATCGTCGCCATTAACGCGACGACGGCAGTCGATTTTTACGGCCAGTGTGCGTCTGAGACGATCAACGGCAACTACTATTACAGTTCGAGCGGTGGACAAGCCGATTTTGCCCGCGGCGCCGCTTTTGCTACAGCGGGAAAAAGTTTTATCTGCCTCCATTCGACGACAAAAGACGGTAAAACGTCGAAAATCACCCCTCATCTCGCACCCGGTTCCGTCGTGACGACCTCCAAAAACGACGTGCACTTCATCGCCACCGAATACGGGGCAGTCGACCTAAGAGGCAAAACCGTGCGGGAACGGGCAAAACGACTCATTAGTATCGCCCACCCGAAATTCCGCGAAGAGCTGACGTTCGCCGCGAAAAAGATGGGACTGTAAACGAAAATCCCCGAACGTTATTTATAAATTTTAACGCTGAGCTATAGGCCTACAAACGACACAGACGGTACGCTTTACGTACCGTCTGTTTAGGTCAGGTGGAGTCCCGAGTGTTGTCGATCAAGTGTACCGTTACAAGTTTTTCCGTTATGCGATGCGGCGAGCCGCAGGCTTACGATTAATCGGCTAGTCCAGTCACAACTTGCTGTTAATCGATTAGTCCCGTCACAAACTTGCTGTTAATCGATTAGTCCCGCCTCTTTCAAAAAATCGACGGCGACGTCTTCATACTGTTCTTTATCGATATCGACGCGCGCATTTAGCTTTTGCATCGTTTCGTTGTCAATTTTGTCAGCTAGCTTATTCAACACGTCTTCTAGTTCAGGGTGTTTCTTTAACGTGTCGGCTCGAATAAGTGGCGCTGCGTAATACGGCGGAAACAATTTTTTGTCGTCCTCGAGCACTTTCAAGTTAAACGCAGGAATGCGCCCGTCCGTCGCATAAGCGTCAATGACATCTACTTTTTCATTTTTTATTGCCTTGTATATAATCCCCGAGTCCATCGACTGTGTCGCGGCAAACTCGAACCCGTACGTTTTTTGTAGTCCCGCATAGCCGTCTTCCCGTTCCAAAAACTCCGGTTCCGACCCGAGCGTCAGCTCCCCGGCCACCCGCTCAAGATCGGAAATCGTCTCTACGCCCCACTTT is a window from the Numidum massiliense genome containing:
- a CDS encoding Gfo/Idh/MocA family protein, which codes for MTNVLRVGIVGAGSIASDVHVPAYLKCGDKVEIVAVCDIVRAKAEQLAEKFSIAHVFTDYKEMLQKVHLDAVSVCTPNKFHAPTTIAALEAGCHVICEKPPAMTVAEAEQMAATAARVGKYLTYGLNYRHTPEVEVLKRFVDAGELGDLYAARVHAVRRRGIPGWGVFTNKELQGGGPLIDIGVHMLDTALYLMDYPEPDCVLGVTYQKLGTKRGVGLLGAWDWQNYSVEDMARGMITFKNGASILLETAFAANVGPLDKMDVTVMGDRGGADVFPLKIYQEKHDTLIDITPAHLSEKGNHDLQIERFVDCCLTGSQPLSTPQQGIVLQKIINALYESAETGKALQL
- a CDS encoding SGNH/GDSL hydrolase family protein; the protein is MHKIEDRAVVLFQGDSITDAGRVRTDDSDLGQGYAMMAASLFTARYPEKEVTFLNRGISGDRVINLQQRWQEDCLDLKPTWVSILIGINDCWRRFDQNDQTTADQFAQSYREILQRTTETVGANLILLEPFVLPYPVDRKRWREDLDPKIHAVRELAREFQALYIPLDGLFAQAAAKRQPSFWAADGVHPSLAGHALIANAWLAAVGAQE
- a CDS encoding YitT family protein, with amino-acid sequence MTQSTEKQKQHRLPTAPSRKRQLLKDYTLLFIGALIVALSFNLFLNPNQIVAGGISGVSTIIYYLFGIEPAYTQWLINIPLFAIGVYILGAKYGVKAAIGTAVLPLFVYFTKVIGPLTTNPLLASLYGGLVLGIGAGVVFRGGGSTGGTALLAQVINRLTGLSLGAGVLICDGLIILSAGFVFGPERALYALIGLYVTSKTINLVQVGLNYSKVAFIISDKYERVQQAILDDLDRGLTKIGAQGGYTGDDRAVLMCVFPHTELANLKELVRRVDTDAFIIVTDTNEVLGQGFRSNV
- a CDS encoding magnesium transporter MgtE N-terminal domain-containing protein encodes the protein MIKLYKYKFREEYTYFMIRALKVGQREQFRRDFLNLHPADQLAFFLELDGEKRYRVYNFLKPTELADMFRKLEPAQRRHYVTEWKGDAMPQK
- a CDS encoding MgtC/SapB family protein translates to MMEMVIKLVLSLLFGMLIGMDREMKQKPLGVKPCMVISIASCMVTIVSIESFAKFAGPTHPNMDPMRLAAQIVSGVGFLGAGVILRRNNDAISGLTSAALIWGASGLGITVGAGFYLEAVCAVVLFIVAVNGVPSLLKIVGPRTLRQRNVLVKIVMEPNMKMTELLRTIERKRSEQGQKKGVDYNIKHIKLKDLENGNQKIELTVAAPEKQYTTEIYYFLKKIDHVLSVEVEHI
- a CDS encoding DUF421 domain-containing protein, whose protein sequence is MGKSVLAQVTPHDLIAIVMIAALATKPLLDESIMKTLVGIAVLLTVQIGFSRLTLVKWGNKFILGKPTILVKHGKIVKDNLQRSKISLAELLTYIRAKGYPDVREVLYAILEPTGTISVLPFEDLYPVTPRDLRIDKSYRGIALPLVIDGHIQYHNLALIGKDEHWLTDELTTQGYRDLRRVMYAAKMEDERHLYIDDGEGGEGDGL
- a CDS encoding TatD family hydrolase codes for the protein MIDAHIHLDQYDSTAQTQILQGLPTYGVERVVAVSMDLNSSEQTRQLYLRYPERVLPAYGFHPEQSLPPTCELDELFTWIRAHREEVAAIGEVGLPYYRRREAEKKGECFNLAPYVTLLERFVAIAAELHQPIALHAVYEDAAVACDLLEAYGVTKAHFHWFKGDETTVQRMIDNGYYISFTPDLLYEPSRQQLAKTYPLQRVMVETDGPWPFDGPFRGQRTHPRMVAAVIRQLAEIKGLPVDVVAQTVRENTLRLYG
- a CDS encoding acetyl-CoA hydrolase/transferase family protein; its protein translation is MRAEQVLTYINDGDDLIVPLSNGEPPTLLDTLEAHASRLKNVRIHQANPRQDRAYIRGEYAGHLRHVAYFLSPASREAYNAGLCDLMPNDFHRTPRILLEQTRASLVLAAAAPPDAEGYFSLGTNGDYAAALIGKVPFFLEVRPTMPHTYGQNRIHMSQIEGYIVSDTPNLVVPAGTFTDKDRQIAAHVIEHIPDGSTLQVGIGNIPSAIINELKAKKHLGIHTELLTDGIVDLVAAGAIDGSMKKTHRGKIVGTFALGTQKLYDFIDENPDVHILPVDAVNDPRIIGQEDHIVAINATTAVDFYGQCASETINGNYYYSSSGGQADFARGAAFATAGKSFICLHSTTKDGKTSKITPHLAPGSVVTTSKNDVHFIATEYGAVDLRGKTVRERAKRLISIAHPKFREELTFAAKKMGL